One Bacillota bacterium genomic window, ATCGTGCTCACCGAGATCTCTTCACAACCCGCGCGTTTGGCTGCCTCTATGGCTGCTGCTACCAGTTCCTCCCCGACTCCCCGACCCCGCGAGTCCTCGGACACCACGCACTCCTCGATGAGGGCAGTCGGACCAGAGTGGTAGAGATTGGGATGAATATGGTAACTCACGAGGCCGATTACGCGCCCGCAGGCCTCGGCGACGAGTGCCACGCACCCCGGGGAGCACAAGTAGTGAGCGACGAATTCGGGCGCAAGACGGGTCTCCTCTCCGTTCGCCCGGGCGAGCTCCCGAACGAGCGCGCAAATGGCCGCCGCGTCGATCATCATCAGTAT contains:
- a CDS encoding GNAT family N-acetyltransferase, coding for MIDAAAICALVRELARANGEETRLAPEFVAHYLCSPGCVALVAEACGRVIGLVSYHIHPNLYHSGPTALIEECVVSEDSRGRGVGEELVAAAIEAAKRAGCEEISVSTMFENEGTQRFYRRLGFGDEALLLEMHFDRCQPAESGSVCEERTPSGTRGSGGSCG